The following proteins are co-located in the Dietzia timorensis genome:
- a CDS encoding rhodanese-related sulfurtransferase: MANGKILLYYCFTPLADPHAIMLWQQALCEKLGLRGRIIVSPDGINGTVGGELADCKAYRKATRAYLPFRDMPFKWSEGSAADFPRLSVKVRDEVVSFGVPEELEVDSGGVVGGGTHLSPEEVNALAESRDDVVFFDGRNAYEAKIGKFKNAIVPDVTTTHDFISELESGKYDELKDKPIVTYCTGGIRCEVLSSLMTSRGFSEVYQIDGGIARYGEKYANRGLWEGSMYVFDRRMHMEFGPKNDPDYRQLGECEDCGAPTNEFVNRDRGGERVLVLLCDDCAAASTDPTAKNSDDVGRRDSQAAG; the protein is encoded by the coding sequence ATGGCGAACGGCAAGATCCTTCTGTACTACTGCTTCACTCCCCTGGCGGATCCGCACGCGATCATGCTGTGGCAGCAGGCGTTGTGCGAGAAACTCGGCCTCCGCGGCCGCATCATCGTCTCGCCCGACGGGATCAACGGCACGGTCGGCGGAGAGCTCGCCGACTGCAAGGCCTATCGCAAGGCCACCCGCGCGTACCTGCCGTTTCGCGATATGCCGTTCAAGTGGTCCGAGGGGTCGGCCGCGGATTTCCCGCGCCTGTCGGTCAAGGTCCGCGACGAGGTCGTCTCCTTCGGCGTCCCGGAGGAACTCGAAGTCGACTCGGGCGGGGTCGTCGGCGGTGGCACGCACCTATCGCCCGAGGAGGTCAACGCGCTCGCCGAGTCCCGCGACGACGTGGTGTTCTTCGATGGCCGCAACGCCTACGAGGCCAAAATCGGGAAGTTCAAGAATGCGATCGTGCCCGACGTCACGACGACCCACGATTTCATCTCCGAGCTCGAATCGGGCAAGTACGACGAGCTCAAGGACAAGCCGATCGTCACCTATTGCACCGGCGGCATCCGCTGCGAGGTGCTGTCCTCGCTCATGACCTCCCGCGGCTTTTCCGAGGTGTATCAGATCGACGGCGGCATCGCCCGCTACGGCGAGAAGTACGCCAACCGCGGCCTGTGGGAGGGCTCGATGTACGTCTTCGACCGGCGGATGCACATGGAGTTCGGGCCGAAGAACGATCCGGACTACCGCCAGCTCGGCGAGTGCGAGGACTGCGGCGCCCCCACCAACGAGTTCGTCAACCGCGACCGCGGCGGCGAGCGCGTCCTCGTGCTTCTGTGCGACGACTGCGCGGCCGCGTCCACGGACCCCACCGCCAAGAATTCCGATGACGTCGGACGCCGCGATTCCCAGGCCGCGGGGTAG
- a CDS encoding error-prone DNA polymerase encodes MGWFHGPAEWSEVERILSGRSAPKRPEPTESGKRVKRTGTFLPPVRHTPDEAPPNSTYAELHAHSAYSFLDGASSPEAMVAAAVDLGLSHIALTDHNGFYGVVRFAEAAAEHGIATVFGSELTLPGDEHLLVLARGNEGYRRLSASIAEAHMRGGEKGVLSYDIDALAEASEGQWQILTGCRKGAVRRALAGGGTEAARTELRRLAALFGHGNIAVELTLHGEPEDTERCDALARLAEEEGMPIVATTAAHCATPADARLSSAMAALAARDSLDDHAARLAPAGGHFLRSAQEMEQLFRRWPDAVTNTQKIAKEAAFDLRLVAPNLPPFDVPEGHDEASWLCELARRGGKRRFLGKKHEREGFAQIEKELEVICQLGFPGYFLVVHDIVEFCRAEAILCQGRGSAANSAVCFALGITAIDPVGAGLLFERFLSPERDGPPDIDIDIESGRREEVIQHVYNAYGRRHAAQVANVITYRGRSAVRDAAKALGYSPGQQDAWSKGVDRWSGLGAESREKSEGTVPEDVLHLARQFVGLPRHLGIHSGGMVMCDRPVAEVVPTEWARMENRSVLQWDKDDCAAVGLVKFDLLGLGMLTAIHEAMDLALAHKDLDVDLADLDLSDPEIYEMLCRADTVGVFQVESRAQMSTLPRLRPRTFYDLVVEVALIRPGPIQGGSVHPYIRRRNGREKVTYDHPALEKSLGRTLGIPLFQEQLMQIATDLAGFTGAEADQLRRAMGSKRSPEKMERLRRRFFDGMRELHGIGDGPPGTPESIEVGQKVWEKIVAFAAYGFPESHSQSFASIVYYSAWFKRYHPAIFCAALLRAQPMGFYSPQSLVADARRHGVTVHRPCVNRSQALADCEAGGTEVRLGLASVRGLGKDVAERIADARDRHGPFRDAADLSARADLSVKHMESLATAGALDALVAVADARSSRRAALWSAATAARHKEGMLPGLSQVEAPSLPGMSLVELATADLAITGITPDCYPTEFARTFLDDAGVLQVSGLAAVPDGTRIRVAGAITHRQRPASAEGVTFLSLEDETGMANVVCSRGLWSRYRPIVSSAPSVVVRGIVENASGAVNVVADKIERLHLGMAIGRSRDFQ; translated from the coding sequence CACCGACCACAACGGCTTCTACGGAGTCGTGCGCTTCGCCGAGGCAGCCGCAGAACACGGCATCGCGACCGTCTTCGGCTCCGAACTCACCCTCCCCGGCGACGAACACCTCCTTGTCCTCGCCCGCGGCAACGAAGGCTATCGGCGCCTGTCTGCGAGCATCGCGGAGGCACATATGCGGGGAGGGGAGAAGGGGGTCCTCTCCTACGACATCGACGCACTTGCCGAGGCATCCGAGGGGCAATGGCAGATCCTCACCGGATGCCGAAAGGGCGCAGTACGGCGGGCGCTCGCCGGAGGCGGAACCGAGGCGGCGCGCACCGAACTGCGCCGGCTCGCCGCGCTCTTCGGGCACGGCAACATCGCGGTCGAACTGACCCTGCACGGCGAACCCGAGGACACCGAACGCTGCGACGCGCTCGCCCGGCTCGCAGAAGAAGAAGGCATGCCGATCGTCGCGACGACCGCGGCGCACTGCGCCACCCCCGCAGATGCCCGGCTCTCCTCTGCGATGGCCGCGCTCGCCGCCCGCGATTCGCTCGACGATCACGCGGCCCGGCTGGCACCGGCCGGGGGACACTTCCTGCGTTCTGCGCAGGAGATGGAGCAGCTTTTCCGGAGGTGGCCGGACGCCGTTACCAACACCCAGAAGATCGCGAAGGAAGCCGCATTCGACCTGCGACTCGTGGCCCCGAACCTACCGCCCTTCGATGTGCCCGAAGGCCACGACGAGGCGAGCTGGCTCTGCGAGCTCGCGCGCAGGGGCGGAAAGCGTAGGTTCCTCGGCAAGAAGCACGAACGCGAGGGGTTCGCGCAGATCGAGAAGGAACTGGAGGTGATCTGCCAGCTCGGGTTCCCCGGCTACTTCCTGGTCGTGCACGACATCGTCGAGTTCTGCCGAGCGGAGGCGATCCTGTGCCAGGGGCGCGGGTCCGCGGCGAACTCGGCGGTGTGCTTCGCGCTCGGGATCACGGCGATCGACCCCGTCGGTGCGGGCCTACTGTTCGAGCGGTTCCTCTCGCCCGAACGCGACGGGCCGCCCGATATCGATATCGACATCGAGTCAGGGCGGCGTGAGGAAGTCATCCAGCACGTCTACAACGCATACGGGCGCCGGCATGCCGCGCAGGTCGCCAACGTCATCACCTACCGCGGGCGTTCGGCGGTCCGCGATGCGGCGAAGGCGCTCGGTTACTCGCCGGGCCAGCAGGACGCGTGGTCCAAGGGGGTGGACAGGTGGTCCGGGCTAGGCGCCGAGAGCCGGGAGAAATCCGAGGGCACCGTGCCAGAGGATGTGCTGCACCTCGCGCGGCAATTCGTCGGGTTGCCCAGGCACCTAGGCATCCACTCCGGCGGCATGGTGATGTGCGACCGGCCCGTCGCCGAGGTCGTGCCCACCGAATGGGCGCGCATGGAAAATCGCAGCGTGCTGCAGTGGGACAAGGACGACTGCGCAGCCGTCGGCCTGGTCAAATTCGATCTCCTGGGGCTCGGCATGCTCACCGCCATCCACGAGGCGATGGATCTCGCCCTCGCGCACAAGGACCTCGACGTCGACCTCGCCGACCTCGACCTCTCCGACCCGGAGATCTACGAGATGCTGTGCCGCGCCGACACCGTCGGGGTGTTCCAGGTCGAGTCGCGCGCGCAGATGTCCACACTGCCGCGCCTGCGACCGCGCACGTTCTACGACCTCGTCGTCGAGGTGGCGCTTATCCGCCCGGGCCCCATCCAGGGCGGATCCGTGCACCCCTACATCCGTAGAAGGAACGGGCGGGAGAAGGTGACCTACGACCACCCGGCGCTTGAGAAGTCGCTCGGGCGTACGCTCGGCATCCCGCTGTTCCAGGAGCAGCTCATGCAGATCGCGACCGACCTCGCCGGATTCACCGGTGCCGAGGCCGACCAGCTTCGCCGTGCGATGGGATCCAAACGCTCGCCGGAGAAAATGGAACGCCTACGCCGCCGCTTCTTCGACGGAATGCGCGAGCTCCACGGCATCGGCGACGGCCCGCCCGGCACGCCCGAATCGATCGAGGTCGGGCAGAAGGTGTGGGAGAAGATCGTCGCGTTCGCCGCCTATGGCTTCCCCGAATCGCACTCCCAGTCCTTCGCCTCGATCGTGTACTACTCCGCGTGGTTCAAGCGCTACCACCCGGCGATCTTCTGCGCCGCCCTGCTCCGCGCCCAACCGATGGGCTTCTACTCCCCGCAGTCCCTCGTCGCCGACGCCCGTCGGCACGGGGTCACGGTGCACCGACCCTGCGTCAACCGCTCGCAGGCGCTGGCCGACTGCGAGGCCGGGGGCACCGAGGTCCGCCTCGGTCTCGCGTCGGTGCGGGGGCTCGGCAAAGATGTCGCCGAGCGCATCGCCGATGCCCGCGACCGGCACGGCCCGTTCCGCGATGCCGCCGACCTGTCCGCCCGCGCGGACCTGTCGGTCAAACACATGGAGTCCCTGGCCACCGCGGGGGCGCTCGACGCGCTCGTCGCCGTCGCCGATGCGCGCTCCAGCCGCCGCGCCGCGCTGTGGTCGGCGGCGACCGCGGCGCGCCATAAGGAGGGCATGCTGCCCGGGCTCAGCCAGGTCGAGGCGCCGTCGTTGCCCGGGATGAGCCTCGTGGAACTCGCCACCGCGGATCTCGCGATCACCGGGATCACTCCCGACTGCTATCCCACGGAGTTCGCGCGCACCTTTCTGGATGACGCCGGAGTGCTGCAGGTTTCCGGACTCGCCGCGGTGCCCGACGGCACCAGGATCCGCGTCGCCGGGGCGATCACCCACCGCCAGCGGCCGGCCTCGGCCGAGGGCGTCACGTTCCTGTCTCTCGAGGACGAAACGGGGATGGCAAATGTCGTGTGCTCGCGAGGACTGTGGTCCCGGTACCGGCCGATCGTGTCCTCGGCGCCGTCGGTCGTGGTCCGCGGCATCGTCGAGAACGCCTCCGGCGCCGTCAACGTGGTGGCCGACAAGATCGAACGGCTACACCTGGGCATGGCCATCGGCCGCAGCCGCGATTTCCAGTAG
- a CDS encoding tRNA (cytidine(34)-2'-O)-methyltransferase, with translation MPSPFPAHDAPGESAGPVRVLFHSPRIPPNTGNAIRMAAGTGCELHLAGPLGFDLSEPHLRRAGLDYHDLAHVVVHDDIEAAFARLLPARVFAFTAHATTHHTDVAFEPSDVLLFGPEPTGLDEAVLADSRITAQLRIPMLPGRRSMNLSNAAAVAVYEAWRQQGFRGGC, from the coding sequence GTGCCTTCACCATTTCCCGCCCATGACGCCCCCGGCGAGTCCGCCGGTCCGGTGCGCGTGCTGTTCCATTCGCCGCGTATCCCGCCGAACACGGGCAACGCCATCCGCATGGCGGCCGGCACCGGCTGCGAGCTGCACCTCGCCGGCCCGCTCGGCTTCGACCTGTCCGAGCCTCATCTGCGCCGGGCGGGCCTCGACTACCATGACCTCGCCCACGTCGTCGTCCACGACGACATCGAGGCCGCGTTCGCCCGCCTCCTCCCGGCGCGCGTGTTCGCGTTCACCGCGCACGCCACCACCCACCACACCGACGTCGCCTTCGAGCCCTCCGACGTGCTGCTCTTCGGCCCCGAGCCCACCGGCCTCGACGAGGCGGTGCTCGCCGATTCGCGCATCACCGCGCAGCTGCGCATCCCGATGCTCCCCGGACGCCGCTCGATGAACCTGTCGAACGCGGCGGCGGTCGCCGTGTACGAGGCATGGCGCCAGCAGGGATTCCGCGGCGGCTGCTGA